A genomic region of uncultured Paludibaculum sp. contains the following coding sequences:
- a CDS encoding site-specific integrase: MAKLAEQQKRRELESGYNAVPAEKKERVRTLNEVSDDYLAQYRLKHRSILFAEHAVGHVVRHLGSLMSVEVSERTVTDYQAKRLKEKAAPKTINEEVGFLLRLLGDQGDLLRNRLRRTKNLKLKVPGTPGRAFSQAEQELMLEGARAARSPFIYPALALALNTGMRAAEIRNLTWAQVDLEARILTVGRSKTAAGEGRTIPLNSQVLSALAEHATWYTKTFHETRPDWYLFPARIGRPSKGAKRPMDPTKPVTTLKTAWRNVRDEAGIKGRWHDTRHTLITELCESGAGDQTVMDIAGHVSRQMLARPKFQALK, encoded by the coding sequence GTGGCGAAGCTGGCTGAACAGCAGAAACGTCGAGAGCTCGAGTCCGGATACAACGCAGTGCCGGCCGAAAAGAAAGAACGCGTCCGGACGCTCAATGAGGTGTCGGATGACTACCTCGCTCAATACCGCCTCAAGCATCGTTCCATCCTTTTTGCAGAGCACGCAGTCGGGCATGTGGTTCGCCATCTTGGGAGTCTGATGTCAGTGGAGGTCTCGGAACGGACTGTCACCGACTACCAGGCCAAGCGGCTCAAAGAGAAGGCCGCCCCCAAGACAATCAACGAAGAGGTGGGGTTCTTGCTACGGCTCCTGGGTGACCAGGGCGACCTCTTGCGCAACCGTCTGAGGCGGACTAAGAACCTCAAACTGAAGGTGCCTGGAACCCCTGGAAGAGCGTTCTCGCAAGCCGAACAGGAACTGATGCTTGAAGGCGCCCGGGCCGCCCGTTCGCCGTTCATCTACCCGGCGCTGGCGCTTGCCCTCAACACTGGGATGCGCGCTGCCGAGATCCGAAACCTCACCTGGGCCCAGGTTGACCTGGAGGCGCGGATTCTCACGGTGGGCCGATCGAAGACGGCGGCCGGCGAGGGGCGGACGATTCCGCTGAACTCCCAAGTCCTGTCTGCTCTCGCCGAACACGCCACGTGGTACACCAAGACGTTTCACGAGACCCGGCCGGACTGGTACCTCTTTCCAGCGAGGATCGGTAGACCCTCGAAGGGAGCAAAGCGCCCGATGGACCCGACCAAACCGGTAACAACCCTCAAGACGGCCTGGAGGAACGTCCGAGATGAAGCGGGGATAAAGGGAAGATGGCACGACACAAGGCACACCCTGATCACAGAACTTTGCGAGAGCGGGGCTGGTGACCAGACCGTCATGGACATCGCCGGGCACGTTTCTCGCCAGATGCTGGCTAGGCCGAAGTTCCAAGCCCTGAAATAG
- a CDS encoding recombinase family protein has product MKAVGYVRVSTEEQARLGVSLGAQEERIRLYCQLQGLELVELIREEGVSAALPLADRPGGARALRMLQQKTARHIVALKLDRLFRDAEDALRTTREWDRAGVALHLVDMGGQSLNSASAMGRLFVTMIAAFAELERNLISERTTTALGHKKAHGQAYARTPFGFDRVGDDLKRNAREWKLAQKIRARRAAGETLQSIADWLNEGGAKSKRGGKWFPSTVKYIVENDLYRSDDKSKGSM; this is encoded by the coding sequence ATGAAGGCAGTCGGATACGTTCGAGTCAGCACCGAAGAACAGGCCCGTCTGGGCGTCTCGCTTGGGGCCCAAGAGGAACGAATCCGGCTGTACTGCCAGCTTCAGGGACTTGAACTGGTGGAGCTGATTCGAGAGGAGGGGGTCTCCGCGGCCTTGCCCCTTGCGGATCGGCCGGGCGGCGCCAGGGCCCTCCGGATGCTCCAGCAGAAGACTGCGCGTCATATCGTCGCGTTGAAGTTGGATCGGCTCTTCAGGGATGCGGAGGATGCTCTCCGTACCACTCGGGAGTGGGACCGCGCGGGTGTTGCGCTCCACCTGGTTGACATGGGCGGGCAGTCACTAAACTCGGCTTCGGCCATGGGGCGGCTCTTCGTGACGATGATTGCGGCCTTCGCCGAATTGGAGCGGAATCTGATCTCCGAGCGCACGACGACGGCTCTCGGGCACAAGAAAGCCCACGGGCAGGCCTATGCTCGAACTCCATTCGGATTTGACCGGGTTGGGGATGACCTGAAGCGGAACGCGCGGGAGTGGAAGCTGGCGCAGAAGATCCGGGCCCGCCGGGCTGCCGGCGAGACTCTCCAGTCGATTGCGGACTGGCTGAACGAGGGCGGGGCGAAGTCGAAGCGAGGTGGGAAGTGGTTTCCGTCCACGGTGAAGTACATCGTTGAGAACGATCTCTATCGGTCTGACGACAAAAGTAAGGGTTCCATGTGA
- a CDS encoding sigma-70 family RNA polymerase sigma factor produces MSATCPVRERSQMNLSTEVLETLELRPFIGRFLRYGLRGVLDRDDAIQEAGLALLELRHRSKSVSSGCSYLRCSGAACDLRRREVRQMGESIDSMSNSEKDRSPSFRSRAAGPADGALQREARTTLQSALEALPAKDQALLRMHFVQGLRMDEIASRYGVQPPAATKWKSAALARLKVILAARGVESLADILPRGGFHG; encoded by the coding sequence ATGAGCGCAACTTGTCCAGTGAGAGAGAGGAGCCAGATGAATCTGTCGACTGAAGTTCTGGAAACTTTGGAATTACGTCCCTTTATTGGCAGGTTCCTGCGATACGGGCTCCGCGGCGTGCTCGATAGAGACGACGCCATACAAGAGGCGGGTCTGGCTCTGCTCGAGCTCCGTCACCGATCTAAATCTGTGAGTTCAGGATGTTCTTATCTTCGTTGCAGTGGGGCTGCCTGTGACCTTCGCAGGCGGGAAGTTCGGCAGATGGGCGAGTCGATCGATTCTATGTCGAACTCAGAGAAGGATCGTTCCCCGTCGTTCCGGTCGCGGGCCGCTGGGCCGGCGGATGGTGCCCTTCAGCGAGAGGCGCGGACCACACTGCAGAGCGCCTTGGAAGCGCTTCCGGCCAAGGATCAAGCGTTGCTGCGGATGCACTTTGTTCAAGGGCTACGGATGGATGAGATAGCTTCCCGATACGGCGTGCAGCCGCCGGCGGCCACCAAGTGGAAGAGCGCCGCGTTGGCTCGCCTCAAGGTGATCTTGGCGGCTCGCGGTGTCGAGTCGCTGGCTGACATTCTGCCCCGGGGAGGTTTCCATGGCTGA
- a CDS encoding DUF5681 domain-containing protein: MRVAKPRSPTDSMRPKTPTLAPADVAVKTAGKQRPRPKGKPFPKGKSGNPSGRPRGRKNLATMIAATMLETEAADLVKRAVKMANDGHEGMLRFLIDKALPAARPRPVSIPGLVPVRSLADVGKVMDAIVRAVGEGLLAPDEVSQLVGALEVMRRTVESTELEVRIAELSDQLAKLMEGGR; this comes from the coding sequence ATGAGGGTTGCGAAGCCGAGGTCGCCTACTGACTCCATGAGGCCGAAGACACCAACTCTGGCGCCCGCTGATGTCGCTGTTAAAACAGCGGGGAAGCAGCGTCCTCGACCCAAGGGAAAGCCGTTCCCTAAGGGCAAGAGCGGAAACCCTTCTGGGCGCCCTCGCGGCAGGAAGAACCTGGCGACGATGATCGCGGCGACGATGTTGGAAACAGAAGCCGCGGACCTCGTGAAACGCGCCGTGAAGATGGCCAACGATGGCCATGAGGGCATGCTGAGATTCCTGATCGATAAGGCTCTCCCGGCGGCCCGCCCGAGACCTGTAAGCATCCCCGGCCTTGTTCCAGTGCGGAGCTTGGCAGACGTAGGGAAAGTCATGGACGCGATCGTAAGGGCAGTGGGGGAGGGCTTACTCGCGCCCGACGAAGTGAGTCAACTGGTTGGTGCGCTCGAAGTCATGCGGCGGACCGTGGAATCGACTGAGCTCGAGGTGAGGATCGCTGAGTTGAGCGATCAGCTGGCCAAGTTGATGGAGGGCGGGCGATGA
- a CDS encoding DUF2924 domain-containing protein: MRKEKRVETTMQMQKEIEALSRMTVGQLRQKYLEVFGEESRSNHKQFLFRRIAWRIQALAEGGLSERARRRAMEIANDADLRIRAPRTMFGQDPALNPKLSVTRKVAGDLDARLPPHGSFLEREYKGRRIIVKVLVDGFAFEGRTYRSLSAIAREVTGTKWNGFLFFNLSPTQEAADGKK, translated from the coding sequence TTGAGAAAGGAGAAACGCGTGGAGACCACGATGCAGATGCAGAAAGAGATTGAGGCGCTGAGCCGGATGACAGTCGGCCAGCTCCGCCAGAAGTACCTGGAGGTGTTCGGCGAGGAGTCCCGCTCGAACCACAAGCAGTTCCTGTTTCGGAGGATCGCCTGGCGCATCCAGGCGCTGGCCGAGGGCGGCCTGTCCGAGCGTGCCCGCCGCCGCGCGATGGAGATTGCGAACGACGCCGACCTGCGCATCCGGGCGCCCCGGACTATGTTCGGACAGGATCCTGCGCTGAATCCGAAGTTGAGCGTCACGCGCAAGGTGGCCGGCGACCTCGACGCGAGGCTCCCACCGCACGGCTCCTTCCTGGAGCGCGAGTACAAGGGCCGCCGGATCATCGTGAAGGTCCTGGTGGACGGATTCGCGTTCGAAGGTCGGACCTATCGGTCCCTCAGCGCCATCGCCCGCGAGGTCACCGGCACCAAGTGGAACGGCTTCCTCTTTTTCAACCTGTCGCCAACCCAGGAGGCCGCCGATGGCAAGAAGTAG
- a CDS encoding recombinase family protein, translating into MARSSAPRATANGSNDTPATKVLRCAIYTRKSTEEGLQQDFNSLDAQREAAEAFITSQKREGWRVVADHFDDGGYTGANMDRPALKRLLGAVEDRSVDCVVVYKVDRLSRSLMDFARIVEVFDQNGVSFVSVTQQFNTTTSIGRLTLNILLSFAQFEREIISERTRDKMSAARRKGKWIGGHPVLGYDIDSKGGRLIVNPEEADQVRTIFGLYLELGSLLPLLQEADRRGLRTKRWTTVDGKVRGGQRIAKGTMHGILTNAIYTGMVEHKGCLYPGEHERILDQNTWDRVHENLRRNNGDNGASLKNKFGALLKGLLFCVPCGTQMIHTYTMRNSKRYRYYVCYSAQQKGWKNCDTKSVPAQAIESAVLDSIRRLGTDPKLAEGVAAEALAEVARRRREVDQQSETQRRGLRQLNQNLAREAADTSVDTGARFERIAGIQRDIETTERRLAELTAERTELDRDHINANDLHRTLAEFDAIWSSLTTKEQEQMIHLLVAKVGYDGRTGKVTVNFSNQGAKEICQGKC; encoded by the coding sequence ATGGCAAGAAGTAGCGCGCCGCGGGCGACCGCCAACGGGTCGAACGACACTCCAGCCACGAAGGTCCTCCGATGCGCGATCTACACGCGCAAATCCACCGAGGAGGGACTCCAGCAGGACTTCAATTCTCTGGACGCGCAGCGCGAGGCGGCCGAGGCGTTCATCACCAGCCAGAAACGCGAGGGGTGGCGGGTCGTCGCCGATCACTTCGACGACGGCGGCTACACCGGTGCCAACATGGACCGGCCCGCTCTCAAGCGGCTTCTGGGCGCCGTGGAGGACCGGTCGGTGGACTGCGTGGTGGTCTACAAGGTCGACCGGCTCAGCCGCTCCCTGATGGACTTCGCAAGGATCGTCGAGGTGTTCGACCAGAACGGCGTGAGCTTCGTTTCCGTCACGCAGCAGTTCAACACGACGACATCCATCGGTCGCCTGACGCTGAACATCCTCTTGTCCTTCGCCCAGTTTGAGCGGGAGATCATCTCCGAGCGCACGCGCGACAAGATGTCGGCGGCGCGCCGCAAGGGCAAGTGGATCGGTGGCCATCCTGTCCTGGGCTACGACATCGATTCGAAGGGCGGAAGGCTGATCGTCAATCCGGAAGAGGCAGATCAGGTGCGAACGATCTTCGGTCTCTACCTGGAACTCGGCTCCTTGTTGCCGCTCTTGCAGGAGGCTGACCGTCGCGGTTTACGGACAAAGCGGTGGACGACGGTAGACGGCAAGGTCCGGGGCGGCCAGCGCATCGCGAAGGGAACGATGCACGGCATCCTCACCAACGCCATCTACACCGGAATGGTCGAACACAAGGGCTGCCTGTACCCGGGCGAGCACGAGCGGATCCTCGATCAGAACACGTGGGATCGGGTACACGAGAACCTTCGACGTAACAATGGCGACAACGGGGCCAGTCTGAAAAACAAGTTCGGCGCCCTGCTAAAAGGCCTGCTGTTCTGTGTTCCCTGCGGAACGCAGATGATCCACACTTACACGATGCGGAACTCCAAGCGCTACCGCTACTACGTTTGTTACAGCGCGCAGCAGAAGGGTTGGAAGAACTGCGATACGAAGTCTGTGCCGGCCCAGGCGATCGAATCCGCGGTCCTCGACAGCATCCGCCGCCTTGGGACGGACCCCAAGCTGGCCGAGGGAGTGGCCGCCGAAGCCCTGGCGGAGGTGGCCCGCCGACGGCGGGAGGTTGATCAGCAATCGGAGACTCAGCGGCGAGGCCTCCGGCAACTCAATCAGAACCTCGCACGGGAAGCGGCGGACACTAGCGTCGACACCGGCGCACGGTTCGAGCGGATCGCGGGGATCCAACGCGACATCGAGACTACGGAACGCCGGTTGGCGGAACTAACCGCCGAGCGCACTGAACTCGACAGGGACCACATCAACGCCAACGACCTCCACCGCACCCTGGCCGAGTTCGACGCCATCTGGTCGTCGCTGACCACAAAAGAGCAGGAACAGATGATCCATCTACTGGTCGCCAAGGTCGGCTACGACGGGCGGACCGGCAAGGTCACCGTCAATTTCAGCAACCAAGGAGCGAAGGAGATATGCCAAGGAAAGTGCTAA
- a CDS encoding helix-turn-helix domain-containing protein, with protein sequence MTTNTSTPGEAERWLSVEEIAAYLGVKRDTIYKWIDRASLPAHKAGRLWKFRRAEVDDWVRKQRQGAPGSRLKEDDSKDSRPATE encoded by the coding sequence ATGACGACGAACACGTCAACGCCGGGCGAAGCTGAGCGCTGGCTTTCGGTCGAAGAGATCGCGGCTTACCTCGGCGTCAAGCGGGACACGATTTACAAGTGGATCGACCGGGCGAGCCTGCCGGCGCACAAGGCAGGCCGACTCTGGAAGTTCAGGAGGGCCGAGGTGGACGACTGGGTCCGCAAGCAACGGCAAGGGGCGCCAGGTTCTCGATTGAAAGAAGACGACTCGAAGGATTCCCGGCCTGCGACCGAATAG
- a CDS encoding N-6 DNA methylase: protein MPVADTLPTNLTTAQVIDLIFRDPAAKYGLEEFRDLGKKPEDVLTIYPKTVESGRAKGEVRYYLKCLQRCGDIQVYSEKKASPEEIVRQLWIYKLHHYYGYPLDHIVIEYQVDFGTVTAEKAADILVFQKDGKTAKIIVEVKRPDRKDGLNQLKSYLNAEGSPVGVWSNGLERVILYRPYPREFEDTLTEIPTFQQEPKDVLDAKLTLGHLKREFDFKRIIQNLEELVLANAGVDEFNEIFKIIFAKLYDEKAAKDRKNNEVAFRKSDDPQITYETVNKLFRRAMEEWPGIFDENEQIKLTPHHLQVVIGPLERIRLLGANMRVMDDAFEYLMPSVAKKKNGQFFTPRYVIDMCVKMLNPTKKEYVLDPACGSAGFLIHVMEQVWPIREEKNADAKREDRKHTYAAKYLWGVDFDERSAKVARALMLIAGDGRSHVFRVNSLDPREWFTSQEGEAIRNSLRDQNLLTNRPQGNKVIRDVEAWDYYRDMKFDVILTNPPFAGEIRDKDLLRRYALAGPAIARKSKKGPKEERDVLFIERCLQLLKPGGRLAIVLPQGKFNNASLAYIREWVLRRARLLAVVGLHLNTFKPHTGTKTSVLFVQKYTDEQMQQIKAVEDSIKAEAPDYAQTIAKLLKRHASKEDIEEDSLPDEISEALHELFDEPEPEDPEDEVSDSQAAGELAEEPDIETLEQELKSARTIVTDLKIQVDNAREANEKSEQKRLRGLLRSAERRLTETEMAMSEADAKEKVKSVRGRLELLMNDSKALGSLREKWVDIKIAQKLDYPVFMATSEVGGKDSSGEYEFRKHDGNLIEDEFGNPLIKQDCVAYREDDPPGIAECFTAWAQKRKLSFWRED from the coding sequence ATGCCTGTAGCCGACACTCTACCAACCAACCTAACCACCGCCCAAGTGATTGACCTCATCTTCCGCGACCCGGCCGCCAAATACGGGTTGGAGGAGTTCCGCGACCTCGGCAAAAAGCCAGAGGACGTGCTAACGATTTACCCGAAGACCGTCGAGTCTGGCCGCGCCAAGGGCGAGGTGCGCTATTACCTCAAGTGCTTGCAACGCTGCGGCGACATCCAAGTCTATTCGGAGAAGAAGGCCAGTCCTGAAGAGATTGTTCGCCAACTTTGGATTTACAAACTTCATCACTACTACGGATATCCCCTCGACCACATCGTCATTGAGTACCAAGTGGACTTCGGGACTGTGACAGCGGAAAAAGCCGCCGACATCCTGGTCTTCCAGAAGGATGGAAAGACTGCGAAGATCATCGTGGAGGTGAAGCGTCCTGATCGAAAAGATGGCCTCAATCAGCTGAAGAGCTACCTCAACGCAGAGGGCTCGCCCGTTGGCGTCTGGTCCAACGGCCTTGAACGCGTCATCCTCTATCGGCCATATCCTCGCGAGTTCGAAGACACGCTCACTGAAATTCCGACCTTCCAACAGGAGCCCAAGGACGTCCTCGATGCAAAGCTGACCTTGGGACACCTGAAACGGGAGTTCGATTTCAAGCGCATCATTCAAAACCTCGAGGAACTCGTCTTAGCGAACGCCGGCGTTGACGAGTTCAACGAGATCTTCAAGATCATATTCGCAAAGCTTTATGACGAGAAGGCTGCGAAGGACCGGAAGAACAATGAGGTGGCCTTCCGCAAGTCCGACGATCCCCAAATCACTTACGAAACGGTAAACAAGCTCTTCCGAAGGGCCATGGAAGAGTGGCCAGGGATTTTCGACGAAAACGAGCAGATCAAACTAACTCCACACCACCTGCAGGTCGTGATTGGCCCTCTCGAGCGTATCCGACTCCTAGGCGCGAACATGCGCGTGATGGATGACGCGTTCGAGTACCTGATGCCGAGTGTCGCAAAAAAGAAGAACGGGCAGTTCTTCACGCCTCGCTACGTGATCGACATGTGCGTCAAGATGCTCAACCCGACGAAGAAGGAGTACGTGCTGGACCCCGCGTGCGGGTCAGCCGGCTTCCTGATACACGTTATGGAACAAGTGTGGCCGATCCGTGAAGAGAAGAACGCCGATGCGAAACGCGAAGATCGGAAGCACACCTACGCCGCGAAGTATCTTTGGGGTGTTGACTTTGACGAACGATCAGCGAAGGTTGCCCGCGCTTTGATGCTGATCGCCGGTGATGGGCGAAGCCACGTGTTTCGAGTGAATTCGCTGGATCCGCGTGAGTGGTTCACCAGTCAGGAGGGAGAGGCAATCCGAAACAGCCTCAGAGATCAGAACCTACTTACGAATCGACCGCAGGGAAACAAGGTCATTCGCGACGTTGAAGCATGGGATTACTACCGCGACATGAAGTTCGATGTGATCCTCACAAACCCGCCATTTGCTGGGGAGATCCGAGACAAAGATCTCTTGCGCCGTTACGCCCTCGCTGGCCCTGCCATCGCAAGAAAGAGCAAGAAGGGTCCTAAGGAAGAGCGCGATGTGCTGTTCATCGAGCGGTGTCTTCAGTTGCTGAAGCCAGGTGGCCGCCTCGCGATTGTGTTGCCGCAGGGCAAGTTTAACAATGCGAGCCTTGCCTACATTCGAGAATGGGTGCTGCGGCGAGCTCGATTACTCGCAGTCGTCGGCCTGCATCTGAACACTTTCAAACCGCATACAGGGACCAAAACCAGCGTCCTCTTCGTCCAGAAGTACACCGACGAGCAGATGCAACAGATTAAAGCCGTGGAGGATTCAATCAAGGCTGAAGCCCCCGATTACGCGCAAACCATCGCGAAACTTCTGAAGAGACACGCCAGCAAAGAGGACATCGAAGAAGATTCCCTACCGGATGAGATCTCTGAAGCGTTGCACGAACTGTTCGACGAGCCAGAACCTGAGGACCCAGAAGACGAAGTCTCTGACAGCCAGGCGGCGGGTGAACTGGCAGAGGAACCCGATATTGAAACCCTCGAACAGGAGCTCAAATCGGCGCGAACTATCGTCACTGATCTCAAGATCCAGGTCGACAACGCAAGGGAAGCGAACGAAAAAAGTGAGCAGAAACGCCTGCGTGGCCTTTTGAGGTCGGCCGAGAGAAGACTCACCGAAACGGAGATGGCGATGTCCGAAGCGGACGCTAAAGAGAAGGTGAAGTCTGTCCGCGGCCGTCTTGAACTCCTTATGAATGATTCGAAGGCACTCGGATCGCTAAGAGAGAAGTGGGTCGACATAAAGATCGCCCAGAAGCTGGATTACCCGGTGTTCATGGCTACAAGCGAGGTTGGCGGAAAGGACTCTTCCGGCGAATACGAATTTCGAAAACACGATGGCAACCTCATTGAAGATGAGTTTGGAAACCCCCTTATTAAGCAGGACTGCGTCGCATACCGCGAAGACGATCCACCCGGCATTGCGGAGTGCTTTACTGCGTGGGCGCAAAAGCGCAAGCTGAGCTTCTGGCGGGAGGACTGA
- a CDS encoding DNA modification system-associated small protein produces the protein MTNDSTHHDDHLFEQVCAKHSVKPEVVSELLKIEREYQLQNKRHGIYDRLRECIQGSVQAEERRD, from the coding sequence ATGACTAATGACTCAACGCATCACGATGATCACCTCTTCGAGCAGGTGTGCGCAAAGCACAGCGTGAAGCCCGAGGTTGTGTCGGAACTTCTCAAGATCGAGCGTGAGTATCAGCTCCAGAACAAGCGTCACGGAATCTACGACCGGCTTCGGGAGTGTATCCAGGGGAGCGTTCAAGCTGAGGAACGCCGGGACTAG